In a genomic window of Shouchella clausii:
- a CDS encoding DUF871 domain-containing protein, producing the protein MELGVSVYLSQPFIEQEAYLNKAAAAGFNVLFTSLHIPEDDASLYAERLKQVGMFAKANHMRLICDVSPDSMKHVNLSWQQASNLKEWGVTGLRIDYGVANETVVRLSQEMQIVLNASTLDHREAIALRQAGLDPNKVEAWHNFYPRPETGLSRENFRQTNTFLSEMGFSVMAFIPGDIPRAPLFKGLPTLEDHREMSPFASFLDLYEGEGIETILVGDKGLSDSSFEQFHVYHNEKAVLLRVQAAGENVVDLEGKHRNRKDAARDVLRSESSRSFASIGKRDVTPANTVARPIGTVTIDNNRYGRYQGEVQITKTDLPADEKVNVLGRVIDADVPLIKHIKGGQNWKIKWM; encoded by the coding sequence GTGGAGCTTGGTGTGTCCGTTTATCTCAGCCAGCCATTTATAGAGCAAGAAGCTTATTTAAATAAAGCCGCTGCCGCTGGATTTAATGTGCTGTTTACTTCATTGCACATCCCTGAAGACGATGCTTCTTTGTATGCAGAACGACTCAAGCAAGTTGGAATGTTTGCCAAAGCGAATCATATGCGGCTTATATGCGATGTGTCGCCTGACTCAATGAAACATGTAAACTTGTCATGGCAACAAGCGAGCAACTTAAAAGAGTGGGGCGTTACAGGACTGCGCATCGATTATGGTGTCGCGAACGAGACGGTGGTGCGCCTATCACAAGAGATGCAAATTGTCTTAAATGCAAGCACCCTCGATCATAGGGAAGCAATCGCATTGCGCCAAGCCGGCCTCGACCCAAACAAAGTCGAGGCATGGCACAATTTTTACCCTCGCCCTGAGACGGGGTTAAGCCGAGAAAACTTTCGGCAAACAAACACATTTCTTTCTGAAATGGGCTTTTCGGTAATGGCGTTTATCCCTGGCGACATACCAAGAGCTCCGTTGTTCAAGGGTTTACCGACACTTGAAGACCATCGGGAGATGTCGCCGTTTGCCTCGTTTCTAGATCTATATGAAGGCGAAGGCATTGAAACGATTTTAGTCGGCGACAAGGGCTTGTCTGATAGCAGCTTTGAGCAATTTCACGTCTATCATAATGAAAAAGCTGTGTTGTTGCGGGTGCAGGCAGCGGGAGAGAATGTCGTTGATTTAGAGGGAAAACACCGCAACCGCAAAGATGCAGCCCGTGATGTCCTCCGGTCAGAGTCGTCTCGTTCCTTCGCGTCGATTGGGAAGCGAGACGTAACGCCGGCAAACACGGTAGCGCGGCCTATTGGCACCGTGACAATCGACAATAACCGTTACGGCCGTTATCAAGGCGAAGTACAAATTACAAAAACAGACTTGCCAGCTGATGAGAAAGTAAATGTGCTAGGCCGGGTGATTGACGCCGATGTACCTTTAATCAAGCACATAAAAGGTGGGCAAAATTGGAAAATTAAATGGATGTAA
- a CDS encoding PTS transporter subunit EIIC, whose amino-acid sequence MNKEQRMASEILEHIGGKGNVASLTHCMTRVRVAVKDDALVNQDALKKIEGVMGVVEDDTWQIVVGPGTVNVVTEEMKKLAHTGSMSFEEQTAKAQEERKKKNKTPFKQFLRSLGNIFIPLIPGLVASGIINGVANFLINSGMQKEEHTWLLLMTILGGGLFTYLAIVVGWNTAKEFGGTPVLGAIAGMFIFNPALAEVTVFGEALVPGRGGLFGVIFAAWLMTFFERHIRKVIPKSVDIIFTSLFTVVIVGFLSIYAIMPVAGIVSDGITSGIHFILNMGGPIAGALMAGFFLPLVMVGLHHGLTPIHAELINVFGFTTLLPILAMAGAGQVGAAIAIFVKTRNPRLRNIIKGGLPVGFLGIGEPLLYGVTLPLGRPFVTASLGAAVGGAMQAIFATGSTGIGVSGLSLTPLIAEGKYLYYLGGIALAYLFGFLFTYMFGFKEEMAKDI is encoded by the coding sequence GTGAATAAAGAACAACGCATGGCCTCAGAAATTCTTGAACATATTGGTGGGAAAGGAAATGTCGCTTCCCTTACCCACTGTATGACGCGTGTCCGTGTTGCTGTAAAAGACGATGCCCTCGTCAATCAAGACGCGTTAAAGAAAATTGAAGGGGTTATGGGAGTCGTTGAAGACGACACGTGGCAAATTGTCGTTGGCCCAGGTACCGTCAATGTCGTTACAGAAGAAATGAAAAAGCTTGCCCATACGGGGTCAATGTCTTTTGAAGAACAGACCGCTAAAGCACAGGAAGAACGGAAAAAGAAAAACAAAACACCATTTAAACAATTTTTGCGGAGCTTAGGGAATATTTTTATTCCTCTTATTCCTGGCCTCGTCGCATCGGGAATCATTAATGGCGTTGCCAACTTCCTCATTAACTCAGGCATGCAAAAAGAAGAGCATACATGGCTCTTGTTAATGACCATTTTAGGAGGCGGCCTATTTACGTATTTGGCGATTGTGGTTGGGTGGAATACGGCTAAAGAATTTGGCGGGACACCGGTGCTAGGAGCGATTGCCGGTATGTTCATTTTCAACCCGGCCCTTGCCGAGGTGACTGTATTTGGCGAAGCGCTTGTGCCAGGCCGCGGCGGATTGTTTGGCGTCATTTTTGCGGCATGGTTAATGACGTTCTTTGAACGCCACATCCGCAAAGTCATACCGAAATCAGTCGATATCATTTTTACATCGCTATTTACTGTCGTCATTGTTGGCTTCTTATCGATTTATGCGATCATGCCAGTTGCCGGTATTGTATCGGATGGGATCACATCTGGCATCCACTTCATTCTAAACATGGGTGGGCCGATTGCTGGGGCGCTTATGGCAGGCTTTTTCCTTCCGCTTGTCATGGTTGGGTTGCATCATGGCTTAACGCCAATTCATGCGGAGCTCATTAATGTATTCGGATTTACAACGCTGTTGCCAATTTTAGCAATGGCAGGAGCAGGCCAGGTTGGCGCAGCAATCGCTATTTTTGTTAAAACGCGGAATCCCCGTCTACGCAATATTATTAAAGGCGGCTTGCCTGTTGGCTTCCTTGGCATCGGGGAACCGTTGCTTTATGGGGTCACGCTCCCACTTGGGCGCCCGTTTGTGACAGCCAGCTTAGGAGCAGCTGTTGGTGGGGCCATGCAAGCAATATTTGCCACAGGCTCTACAGGAATCGGGGTTTCCGGCTTGTCCCTTACACCGTTAATTGCGGAAGGCAAATACCTCTATTATTTAGGTGGTATTGCGCTAGCCTATTTGTTTGGTTTTCTGTTCACCTACATGTTCGGTTTTAAAGAAGAAATGGCGAAAGACATTTAA
- the murQ gene encoding N-acetylmuramic acid 6-phosphate etherase, producing the protein MLNKLKTETRNQATMALDSMPINDILKTMNEEDGKVPTAIAEQLPQIEKAVKLVIASFQQGGRLIYAGAGTSGRLGVLDAVECKPTFGVSPEMVRGVIAGGEQAFTEAVEGAEDDERAGANDCNRLNIGEKDTVIALAASGRTPYAIGVLKEAEARGANTVSIACNKEAKMSQYAAVAIEVETGPEVLTGSTRLKAGTAQKLILNMISTTAMVGIGKVYQNLMVDVQPTNEKLVERAKRIIMEATDSTYETADDYYQKANGHVKAAIVMILLDCSYDEALTKLQSAKGFIRKTVEK; encoded by the coding sequence TTGCTTAATAAGTTAAAAACAGAAACGCGCAACCAAGCGACAATGGCGCTTGACAGTATGCCGATTAACGATATTTTAAAAACGATGAATGAGGAAGATGGGAAAGTGCCAACAGCCATCGCAGAACAACTGCCGCAAATTGAAAAGGCGGTCAAATTGGTAATTGCCTCTTTCCAACAGGGCGGACGGCTCATTTATGCTGGCGCTGGCACTTCAGGACGCCTAGGTGTCTTAGATGCCGTTGAGTGCAAGCCTACTTTCGGTGTTTCGCCGGAAATGGTTCGTGGCGTAATTGCCGGCGGCGAGCAAGCATTTACGGAAGCAGTCGAAGGAGCAGAAGACGATGAGCGTGCTGGTGCAAATGATTGCAACCGCTTAAATATAGGCGAAAAGGATACGGTTATTGCCCTTGCGGCTAGCGGCCGCACGCCGTATGCGATTGGCGTGTTGAAAGAAGCCGAGGCCCGTGGGGCTAACACGGTGTCCATTGCTTGCAACAAGGAGGCGAAAATGAGCCAATACGCTGCTGTTGCGATTGAAGTAGAAACGGGGCCGGAAGTGTTGACTGGATCAACTCGCTTAAAAGCAGGAACAGCCCAAAAACTCATTTTAAATATGATTTCAACAACAGCAATGGTTGGAATTGGCAAGGTCTATCAAAATTTAATGGTCGACGTACAACCGACAAACGAAAAACTAGTTGAGCGCGCCAAACGGATTATTATGGAAGCAACCGATTCAACCTACGAGACAGCAGACGATTATTATCAAAAAGCAAATGGGCATGTAAAGGCAGCAATTGTGATGATTTTGCTTGATTGCTCTTATGATGAAGCGCTTACGAAACTGCAAAGCGCCAAAGGGTTTATTCGCAAAACGGTAGAAAAATAA
- a CDS encoding sigma-54-dependent Fis family transcriptional regulator: protein MRKIHVTIIAPYEGLAETFKRTQNEFEQLDMTIHIADLQQSLPLLTTEVQAQTDIFISRGGTAKVIRTRTEKPVVEVPISGFDILRMILLIQAEREQTEIIAFENISLSFTKVTELIETDIPITAVTREEEVEPAIIAAKAAGRKMIVGDAITTSLANKHGLEGILITSGEESVRTALEQADLLGRKMNASKQEHQYFRSAFFQSGQFQLLADGTGHVFAVSDKLQENETLLKAATSQLHSLIQNKTRTLFTEVGGNDVCFTIKNMGTDKAPTWLLTATALHQSLPKGATMFEVPHLSVPLVLGANDSLSRDYEAATGKHSVALIGKNGSGEQALAKGLLPKLAITCPAKDLLQMPDFEANGLSLFITHAEELSTTQWRQLEGTVLKTAPYVVHSEKQLSFLNDLPTVWIPPLCERTSEWPGFIRRLIAEANQLYGKQIIGYRGSIHPAIMGNLNWLKEFIFAKVVATSQPYIDFSDSWSEKGFARIDLGQTLEEMEKTLIKHVLEEEGYNQSKTAERLQINRTTLWRKLK from the coding sequence ATGCGCAAAATACACGTTACGATCATTGCCCCCTATGAGGGCTTAGCAGAAACATTTAAACGAACACAAAATGAATTTGAACAACTCGATATGACGATCCATATAGCGGACCTTCAGCAATCTTTGCCTCTTTTAACAACAGAAGTACAAGCGCAGACCGATATATTCATTAGCCGTGGTGGAACGGCCAAAGTGATTCGCACTCGGACAGAAAAACCTGTTGTTGAAGTTCCTATATCTGGCTTTGATATTTTACGAATGATTTTGCTCATCCAAGCGGAGCGGGAACAAACAGAAATTATTGCCTTTGAAAACATTTCCCTAAGCTTTACGAAAGTAACAGAGTTAATCGAAACCGACATTCCAATCACAGCAGTTACAAGAGAAGAAGAAGTGGAACCAGCCATTATTGCCGCCAAGGCAGCCGGGCGGAAGATGATAGTCGGTGACGCCATTACGACGAGCTTGGCTAACAAACATGGGTTGGAAGGAATTTTAATTACATCTGGAGAAGAATCTGTAAGAACTGCCTTAGAGCAAGCAGACCTTCTAGGCAGAAAAATGAATGCCAGCAAGCAAGAGCATCAATATTTTCGTTCTGCCTTTTTTCAGTCTGGCCAGTTCCAGCTTTTAGCTGATGGAACGGGGCATGTGTTTGCTGTAAGCGACAAGTTACAAGAGAACGAGACGTTACTGAAAGCAGCGACCAGCCAGTTACATTCACTTATTCAAAATAAAACGCGCACTCTCTTTACAGAAGTAGGCGGAAACGACGTTTGCTTCACCATAAAAAATATGGGCACTGATAAGGCGCCGACTTGGCTGTTGACGGCGACAGCTCTCCACCAATCGCTGCCAAAAGGAGCTACAATGTTTGAAGTACCTCACTTATCCGTACCGCTCGTCCTCGGGGCAAACGATTCGCTATCTCGTGACTATGAAGCCGCTACCGGCAAACATTCTGTAGCGCTTATTGGCAAAAATGGGTCTGGAGAACAAGCGCTCGCAAAAGGGCTTTTGCCAAAATTGGCCATTACATGCCCGGCAAAAGATTTATTGCAAATGCCTGATTTTGAAGCAAACGGGCTTTCCCTGTTTATTACCCATGCAGAAGAACTTTCTACTACACAGTGGAGACAACTAGAGGGGACGGTGCTTAAAACAGCGCCTTATGTTGTCCACAGCGAAAAACAGTTGTCTTTTTTAAACGACCTGCCAACTGTCTGGATACCGCCGTTATGCGAACGCACATCCGAATGGCCAGGCTTTATAAGACGCTTAATCGCAGAAGCGAACCAGCTATACGGCAAGCAAATTATTGGCTACCGGGGCAGCATTCACCCAGCGATTATGGGAAATTTAAATTGGTTGAAGGAGTTCATCTTTGCAAAAGTGGTGGCGACAAGCCAGCCGTATATTGACTTTAGTGACAGTTGGTCGGAAAAAGGCTTCGCTCGAATTGATTTAGGGCAGACGCTGGAGGAAATGGAAAAAACGTTGATTAAACATGTTCTTGAAGAGGAAGGCTATAACCAATCAAAAACAGCTGAACGTTTACAAATCAATCGAACAACGTTGTGGAGAAAACTCAAATAA
- a CDS encoding 2-keto-3-deoxygluconate permease: MKVKQSIEKIPGGMMVVPLLLGALINTVAPDLLRIGNFTQALFVDGATTLIALFLLCAGSQINIRSFGVSFGKGFTLLMVKWVFGGLIGVLIYVLAGGPEGLFLGLAPVAVIAAMTNSNGGLYVALAGQYGKGEDKAAYSVLAMNDGPLFTMLTLSIVGAMGIQSGYFSITAFVGVLLPILIGFILGNIDEDMRTFLGKGSDMLIPAFAFALGMNISFTSILEGGLPGVVLGVLVVLVTGISGYWIFKLFKWNPLVGAAEGSTAGNAVATPAAIAAASSAFAYNVELATVQVAASVVTTAILLPIFIGFLAKRLEKKGQLPEEARQQA; encoded by the coding sequence ATGAAGGTGAAACAAAGCATTGAAAAAATCCCCGGAGGCATGATGGTTGTCCCGTTGCTTCTTGGTGCACTTATCAATACGGTTGCCCCTGACTTGCTTAGGATCGGCAACTTTACACAAGCGCTCTTTGTAGACGGCGCGACTACTTTAATTGCTCTTTTCCTTTTGTGTGCAGGCTCGCAAATCAACATACGCAGTTTTGGCGTTTCATTTGGAAAGGGCTTTACTCTCTTGATGGTTAAATGGGTTTTTGGCGGCCTTATTGGTGTGCTCATTTACGTACTTGCTGGAGGGCCTGAAGGCTTATTCCTTGGCTTAGCTCCTGTGGCAGTCATTGCCGCAATGACCAATTCCAACGGCGGTCTATATGTCGCGCTTGCGGGGCAATACGGAAAAGGCGAAGACAAAGCGGCCTATTCCGTGCTTGCCATGAACGATGGCCCACTCTTTACAATGCTGACGTTATCTATTGTTGGCGCAATGGGCATCCAAAGCGGCTATTTCTCAATCACTGCTTTCGTCGGTGTGCTCTTGCCAATTTTAATTGGGTTTATTCTAGGGAATATTGACGAAGACATGCGCACGTTCCTCGGAAAAGGCAGCGACATGCTCATCCCGGCATTCGCTTTTGCCCTTGGCATGAACATTAGCTTTACGTCCATTCTTGAAGGAGGATTGCCAGGCGTCGTACTTGGTGTGCTCGTCGTTCTAGTAACCGGCATCTCTGGCTACTGGATATTCAAGTTGTTTAAATGGAATCCACTCGTCGGTGCAGCTGAAGGATCTACCGCCGGAAATGCAGTAGCAACGCCAGCGGCCATTGCCGCAGCAAGCTCTGCTTTTGCATACAATGTTGAACTTGCGACTGTCCAAGTTGCAGCCAGTGTCGTAACTACAGCCATTTTGCTACCGATTTTTATAGGCTTTTTGGCTAAACGTTTAGAGAAAAAAGGCCAGCTTCCTGAAGAAGCGAGGCAACAAGCGTAA
- a CDS encoding four-carbon acid sugar kinase family protein: MKIAIIADDLTGANDSGVQLAKAGLDTVVWLNGKGSSENRAEAVVVDTDSRALSPKEAKAAVHAAMSALAPYNPNLILKKVDSTLRGNVGAELEATAEAWQPECILLAPSFPANNRIVEDGILYVNGTPIGETEFARNEADPVSDSAISDHIGRQFHGAIAHIPESLWAEKPETISAWLDRNIANEQTVFICDAVSMETLERIAAFSQQQPKRLLLAGSAGLSNALAQTMVSGTNTPFAGHPVSSDPILYLVGSMSEVSKTQVAHLLTHPQTEGIRLHAATAASNDRHTQAKEFERVVAAAEKTLAVGKIPVIFSGTERQEVAEVYDYAKTTNTAISELAKRIADTIAAIGSKLMDTRHFQAIIMTGGDTAKALCRRLSIDELRLLDEFEPGIPVAQFTGEHRQTYAITKAGAFGNEQTFSNLYRHFTKEESK; the protein is encoded by the coding sequence ATGAAAATTGCCATCATTGCCGATGACCTTACCGGAGCAAATGACAGCGGCGTCCAGCTTGCCAAGGCAGGCTTGGACACAGTTGTCTGGCTCAATGGCAAAGGTTCGTCAGAAAATCGCGCAGAAGCAGTCGTGGTCGATACGGATAGCCGCGCCCTTTCTCCTAAAGAAGCGAAAGCGGCTGTCCATGCAGCCATGTCTGCATTAGCGCCTTACAATCCAAATTTGATTTTAAAAAAAGTCGATTCGACGTTGCGTGGCAATGTCGGGGCAGAACTCGAAGCAACTGCTGAAGCTTGGCAGCCGGAATGCATTTTATTGGCCCCTAGTTTCCCTGCTAATAACCGTATAGTCGAGGATGGGATCCTTTACGTAAATGGCACGCCAATCGGGGAAACAGAGTTTGCCAGAAACGAAGCAGACCCTGTTTCTGACTCTGCCATTTCTGACCACATTGGCCGCCAGTTTCACGGAGCCATCGCCCATATTCCCGAATCGTTATGGGCTGAAAAACCAGAAACGATTAGCGCTTGGCTTGATCGCAACATCGCTAACGAACAAACTGTCTTTATTTGTGATGCTGTCTCAATGGAAACGCTCGAACGCATTGCTGCTTTTTCGCAGCAGCAGCCGAAACGATTGCTCTTGGCTGGTTCTGCCGGCTTATCGAATGCACTTGCGCAAACGATGGTGTCCGGCACGAATACACCCTTTGCTGGCCACCCTGTTAGCAGCGACCCCATCCTTTATCTCGTTGGCAGCATGAGTGAAGTGAGCAAGACACAAGTGGCCCACTTGCTCACGCACCCGCAAACAGAAGGGATTCGCCTCCATGCGGCAACAGCAGCAAGCAATGACCGCCATACACAAGCAAAAGAGTTTGAGCGAGTGGTGGCCGCTGCTGAAAAGACATTAGCGGTCGGCAAAATACCCGTCATTTTTTCTGGGACAGAGCGCCAAGAAGTCGCTGAAGTATACGATTATGCGAAAACAACAAACACGGCAATTAGCGAATTGGCGAAACGAATTGCCGATACGATTGCAGCGATCGGCTCGAAACTAATGGATACTCGCCATTTCCAAGCGATTATTATGACCGGCGGCGATACCGCGAAAGCACTATGCCGGCGGCTAAGCATCGATGAATTGCGTTTGCTTGATGAATTTGAACCGGGCATTCCTGTTGCCCAGTTTACTGGCGAACATCGTCAGACATACGCGATTACGAAAGCAGGCGCCTTCGGCAACGAGCAGACTTTCTCGAATCTATACCGCCACTTTACTAAGGAGGAAAGCAAATGA
- the pdxA gene encoding 4-hydroxythreonine-4-phosphate dehydrogenase PdxA has product MRPIIGITMGDAAGVGPEIIAKALADESTFKIGRPVVIGDAAIMERAVDITETELNVVSVSTVDECVFEPGTIEVIDMRLLTEGVAFGQVSEAAGNAAFRYVERAVELAKAKKINAICTAPLNKEAMQKAGHLYPGHTEILAELTGTTDFSMMLSAPNLKVIHLTTHVGLRKAIDMINPERTYKVISLAHETLAAAGNKQPKIAVCGINPHAGENGLFGEGEEEEKLVPAIEKARGEGIDVEGPYPADTLFFRAARGDFDIVVACYHDQGHVPIKVMGLEAGVNITVGLKGGIVRTSVDHGTAFDIAGKNIADERSLLAAYRDAVELAPK; this is encoded by the coding sequence ATGAGACCAATCATTGGCATCACCATGGGAGACGCAGCCGGCGTCGGCCCTGAAATCATCGCAAAAGCATTGGCCGATGAATCAACCTTTAAAATTGGGCGTCCTGTCGTGATCGGCGATGCGGCTATCATGGAACGGGCTGTCGACATAACCGAAACAGAATTAAATGTTGTATCTGTATCAACGGTTGACGAGTGTGTCTTTGAACCAGGAACGATTGAAGTCATTGACATGCGCTTGTTAACGGAAGGCGTAGCTTTCGGACAAGTTAGCGAAGCAGCGGGCAACGCAGCTTTCCGTTATGTTGAACGAGCAGTTGAGCTAGCGAAAGCAAAAAAAATCAATGCCATTTGTACAGCTCCATTAAACAAAGAAGCGATGCAAAAAGCAGGGCATCTGTATCCAGGCCATACGGAAATTTTAGCTGAACTAACTGGAACCACTGATTTTTCAATGATGCTATCTGCCCCAAATTTAAAAGTGATCCACTTGACTACACACGTAGGCTTGCGCAAAGCGATTGATATGATTAACCCAGAACGGACATATAAAGTCATTTCTTTAGCTCATGAAACACTTGCGGCCGCCGGAAACAAACAGCCAAAGATTGCTGTATGTGGCATTAACCCACACGCTGGTGAGAACGGCCTGTTCGGAGAAGGCGAAGAGGAAGAAAAATTGGTCCCTGCGATTGAAAAGGCGCGTGGAGAAGGGATCGATGTAGAAGGACCATACCCAGCAGACACACTGTTTTTCCGGGCTGCTCGCGGCGACTTTGACATTGTTGTCGCTTGCTACCACGACCAAGGCCATGTGCCAATAAAGGTAATGGGCTTAGAAGCAGGCGTAAACATCACGGTTGGCCTAAAAGGCGGCATTGTCCGCACGTCTGTTGACCACGGTACTGCCTTTGACATCGCCGGCAAAAACATAGCCGATGAACGAAGCCTTCTGGCCGCTTATCGTGACGCGGTTGAGCTTGCTCCTAAATAA
- a CDS encoding MurR/RpiR family transcriptional regulator, translated as MGSLLAQIEKELESLSEAEARIGQTILDSPSQIPSMTTKELSARAGVSEASVIRFCKKIGINSFRLFKMELMKDVTASKERLTDFSSLQEKDAPYDLFRRVTFTNKSAIELSLSSIDRKQLEAAVAALMTAKRIVFYGVGGSAAAAFDGSYKFTRIGYQASSSQDFHYNLSLIPYMEKGDIFVAISLSGKTQDVVELASFAKKQGVTVVAITKMERSPLYRLADITLCTPNVEEDFRIGTIASRMTQLNIIDTLYLSVFHEKDEDTITAFLKARDEALRLRR; from the coding sequence GTGGGTTCGTTGCTCGCGCAAATCGAAAAAGAATTGGAAAGCCTATCAGAGGCAGAGGCCCGAATTGGGCAAACGATATTGGACAGTCCAAGCCAAATCCCAAGCATGACGACGAAAGAGCTGTCCGCTCGCGCTGGGGTCAGTGAGGCAAGTGTCATCCGCTTCTGCAAGAAAATCGGAATTAACAGTTTCCGGCTGTTTAAAATGGAACTGATGAAAGATGTAACGGCTTCAAAAGAAAGGTTGACCGACTTTTCATCGTTGCAAGAAAAAGACGCGCCTTATGATTTGTTCCGCAGAGTGACGTTTACGAATAAAAGCGCGATCGAATTGTCACTATCATCGATAGATCGGAAGCAGCTTGAAGCTGCTGTTGCTGCCCTAATGACAGCGAAGCGCATCGTCTTTTACGGAGTCGGCGGCTCTGCCGCTGCTGCATTCGACGGCAGCTATAAGTTTACGCGAATCGGCTATCAGGCATCTTCTTCTCAAGATTTCCATTACAATCTCTCGCTCATTCCTTATATGGAAAAAGGCGATATATTTGTGGCAATCAGCTTGTCTGGAAAAACGCAGGATGTAGTGGAATTGGCCTCATTCGCAAAAAAGCAAGGCGTCACCGTTGTGGCGATTACGAAAATGGAACGCTCGCCATTGTATAGGTTGGCAGATATTACTCTTTGTACGCCAAATGTGGAGGAAGACTTCCGCATCGGCACGATCGCCTCGCGAATGACGCAGTTGAACATTATTGATACGCTTTATTTAAGTGTATTCCATGAAAAAGACGAAGACACGATTACCGCGTTTTTAAAAGCCCGTGACGAAGCATTGCGCTTACGCCGCTAA
- a CDS encoding ABC transporter ATP-binding protein: MEHELAGSLGARRFWSMVKPFLPKVAWLVLAVVLVIGETSLSLIVPLLTMNFVDEMNAVGLNGQTVFLLASVFLAQLVMSGFALYTMMYIGQKVVFALRKEAWQRMLHLPVPFFDRHSSGELMSRMTNDTLVIKDFLTMQLIPFFSGIVSIIGSIVLLLAIDWKMTLMMLTVVPASLLVMIPLGRSMYKVSKSLQDETASFQGDLGRVLSDIRLVKASLAEGVEQKVGLSRMAKLFRFGMREGKIMAVIQPLMMSAMLIMLVVIFGYGGMRVSAGTLSAGALVAIIFYLFQIAMPFTQMASFFTQFQKALGASERLETILRAEPEKNAENVDGAVAPAGTLSFQGVSFGYTADKPILKEVDFDAPIGKVTAFVGPSGAGKTTLFSLIERFYVPDDGTIQYKGHSIHRLPLHEWRQKIAYVSQDSPIMAGTIRSNLVYGLTDVPEENMTAAVRHANLESFIASLPDRYDTEVGERGVRLSGGQRQRLAIARAMIRDPEILLLDEATAHLDSSSEKLVQEALEVLMEGRTTLVIAHRLATVRHADQLIVLEEGNVTGAGTHAELLDTHPLYKELVSQQLQFN; encoded by the coding sequence ATGGAACATGAACTAGCCGGCTCATTGGGAGCTAGACGATTTTGGTCGATGGTCAAACCTTTTTTGCCGAAGGTGGCTTGGCTCGTTCTTGCAGTTGTTCTTGTCATTGGTGAAACAAGCCTGTCGCTCATTGTCCCGCTATTGACGATGAATTTCGTGGACGAAATGAATGCAGTTGGCTTAAACGGCCAAACGGTGTTTTTGCTTGCGTCTGTGTTTTTAGCACAACTTGTGATGTCCGGTTTTGCCCTTTATACGATGATGTACATTGGCCAGAAAGTCGTGTTCGCGCTAAGGAAAGAAGCTTGGCAACGGATGCTGCACTTGCCTGTTCCTTTTTTTGACAGGCACTCGTCTGGGGAATTGATGAGCCGGATGACCAATGATACGCTTGTCATAAAAGATTTTCTAACGATGCAGTTAATCCCGTTTTTTTCGGGCATTGTTTCGATTATTGGCTCGATCGTCTTGCTTCTTGCGATTGACTGGAAAATGACGTTGATGATGCTTACTGTTGTTCCGGCTTCGCTTCTTGTAATGATTCCATTAGGCCGCAGTATGTATAAGGTGTCGAAGTCTTTACAAGATGAAACAGCCTCTTTTCAAGGCGATTTAGGCCGCGTTCTATCAGATATCCGCCTTGTCAAGGCGTCCCTTGCTGAAGGAGTCGAACAGAAAGTCGGCCTCTCGCGTATGGCAAAACTGTTTCGCTTTGGGATGCGTGAAGGGAAGATTATGGCTGTCATTCAACCATTGATGATGAGCGCCATGCTCATTATGCTCGTTGTGATTTTCGGCTACGGAGGCATGAGGGTTTCGGCAGGGACGCTGTCGGCGGGAGCTCTTGTTGCCATCATTTTTTACTTATTTCAAATTGCGATGCCTTTTACACAAATGGCCAGCTTTTTCACTCAATTTCAAAAGGCGCTTGGCGCAAGTGAACGCCTTGAGACGATTTTGCGAGCTGAGCCGGAAAAGAATGCTGAAAACGTAGATGGAGCAGTTGCGCCTGCTGGCACACTCAGCTTCCAAGGCGTTTCCTTTGGTTACACTGCTGACAAGCCAATTTTAAAAGAGGTAGATTTTGATGCTCCTATCGGCAAGGTCACCGCTTTTGTAGGGCCAAGTGGAGCAGGGAAGACGACATTGTTTTCATTGATTGAACGTTTTTATGTGCCAGACGACGGCACGATCCAATATAAGGGTCATTCCATCCATCGCCTCCCTTTGCATGAGTGGCGGCAAAAGATTGCCTATGTTTCCCAAGACTCGCCGATCATGGCAGGCACGATCCGCTCCAATTTGGTTTATGGGCTGACGGATGTTCCTGAAGAGAACATGACGGCAGCGGTTCGGCATGCAAATTTAGAGTCGTTTATTGCTTCCCTTCCAGACAGATACGATACGGAAGTAGGAGAGCGAGGCGTCCGTCTATCAGGTGGACAACGGCAACGCCTTGCGATCGCCCGGGCGATGATCCGCGATCCTGAAATCTTGCTTCTTGATGAAGCAACGGCACACTTGGACAGTTCATCGGAAAAACTCGTGCAGGAAGCGCTTGAAGTGCTGATGGAAGGACGGACGACACTTGTGATTGCCCATCGATTAGCGACCGTTAGGCATGCGGATCAATTGATTGTACTAGAGGAAGGAAACGTAACGGGCGCGGGCACACACGCTGAACTGCTGGATACACACCCACTTTATAAGGAACTGGTAAGCCAGCAGCTTCAGTTCAATTAA